A genomic region of Laspinema palackyanum D2c contains the following coding sequences:
- a CDS encoding efflux RND transporter permease subunit, translating to MNGFSISATAIRQHIGTLALTATAIVLGVFFLTSIQVDLLPAITYPRIGLRLNSPGISPEVAIEEITKPLEQALSTTEGVVQVYSQTREGRVSVDLFFEPGGDVDLALNEATAAFNRAQGRLPDTVDSPRLFKVDPSQSPVYEFALQSPSLQDVELRVFADEELVRELGVVPGVASVEVSGGITEEIQVRIDPVRLQSYGLGLTQVLNELRDRNVDVAGGRLSGGSEEPLTRARGQFESADEIANLSFEIPNQGRVYLRDFADIIDGTAERLVLVTLNGEPAVKVSIQKQGDANTITAVEGVKQRIEQLRQSGLIPPDMEIYPTLDESVFIRNSISNVAISGLTGAGLAALAVLLFLGSIRQTIIIVLAIPLATLSSIALMQVFGLSLNVFSLGGLALGVGIVVDNAIVMLETIAEGVGMTPGKSQQKKRLTSSKAIAQAEASSRSIESALLASTTTNLVSVLPFLLIGGLFSLLFSELILTISFAVASSLLIALTVVPMLTSRLLAIPYTSGLSQFFLLRGFNAGFNGFSRIYQWILKWVLRLRLVVIPLTIVVLGGGSFLLAGGLPQEILPRINTGQARLFAQFPPNTTVAQNLQIMAKVDEILLEQPETLNAFTTAGGFLFGTSVSPNPLRGSSTIGLKPGTDIDAFITRVNKEFEKLNLVDARLRMSPESVRGIILTNSPVRAELDVTLQGTDVRALEQAGEEVLAALDEQATLASFRPDADPQQTELQIRPDWLRAGEYGLSVNDIGSAIQTAIQGAVPTQLQRGDRLVDIRVTLPDNVVQRVTQLEQLPLLVGNNRSIRLRDVATVERGQAPGEIQRINQRQVFIIGGSLNEGATLGQANEQIAEVLAGIDFPPGVSVVPSSSAQTNKELQDSLKLLGGLAAFLVFVVMAVQYNSLVDPLVIMLTVPLALAGGIVGLYVTETPVGATVLVGAILLVGIVVNNAILMVEFANQIYKEDGINRRQAMLKAAPQRLRPILMTTITTVLGMLPLAAGVGEGSEFLQPLGVVVFSGLSLATFLTLFIIPCFYTLLHDIFGGRRPPLSPDQLETVFQESPDLDNVPSPSGVEWRSPEPEM from the coding sequence ATGAATGGATTCAGCATCAGTGCAACCGCAATTCGCCAGCATATTGGCACTTTGGCCCTCACCGCCACGGCGATCGTTCTGGGGGTGTTCTTTCTCACCTCGATTCAAGTGGATCTGCTTCCGGCGATTACCTATCCTCGGATTGGACTGCGCCTGAATTCCCCGGGAATCTCCCCGGAAGTCGCGATTGAAGAGATTACGAAACCTTTAGAACAAGCCCTGAGTACCACGGAAGGGGTGGTTCAGGTTTACTCCCAAACCCGGGAAGGTCGAGTCAGTGTGGATTTATTCTTTGAACCCGGGGGAGATGTGGATCTGGCCCTGAATGAAGCAACCGCTGCCTTTAACCGCGCCCAAGGACGTCTCCCGGATACGGTGGACTCCCCGCGATTGTTTAAGGTAGACCCCTCTCAGTCTCCGGTTTATGAGTTTGCCTTACAGTCCCCCTCCCTACAAGATGTGGAGTTGCGGGTGTTTGCCGATGAGGAGTTAGTCCGAGAGTTAGGGGTTGTCCCCGGTGTGGCGTCGGTGGAGGTCTCCGGAGGCATCACGGAAGAGATTCAGGTTCGCATTGACCCGGTGCGATTGCAATCCTATGGACTAGGGTTAACCCAGGTTTTAAATGAGTTGCGCGATCGCAATGTTGATGTAGCCGGGGGTCGCTTATCCGGAGGCAGTGAAGAACCGCTCACTCGGGCCCGGGGACAATTTGAATCCGCTGATGAGATTGCCAATCTTTCGTTTGAAATTCCCAATCAAGGCCGAGTCTATCTCCGGGACTTTGCGGACATCATCGATGGTACTGCTGAACGACTGGTGTTAGTCACCCTGAATGGCGAACCTGCTGTAAAAGTTAGCATTCAAAAACAAGGAGATGCGAATACGATTACGGCAGTAGAGGGGGTTAAACAGCGAATAGAACAGTTGCGTCAGTCCGGGTTAATTCCCCCAGATATGGAAATTTATCCGACTTTAGATGAGTCGGTTTTTATTAGGAATTCGATTTCTAATGTGGCAATTTCCGGGTTAACCGGGGCCGGACTCGCGGCCCTGGCGGTGTTACTGTTTTTGGGTTCAATTCGCCAAACCATCATTATTGTCCTGGCGATTCCCTTGGCAACCCTGAGTTCAATTGCCTTAATGCAAGTTTTTGGTCTCTCCCTGAATGTGTTTAGTTTAGGGGGATTGGCCCTGGGAGTGGGGATTGTGGTAGACAATGCGATCGTCATGTTGGAAACCATCGCCGAAGGGGTGGGGATGACCCCGGGGAAAAGTCAGCAAAAGAAGCGCCTGACCTCTTCCAAGGCGATCGCTCAAGCGGAAGCCAGCAGTCGGTCTATTGAGTCCGCCTTACTCGCCTCCACCACCACCAACCTCGTCTCCGTCTTACCCTTCTTACTGATTGGTGGCCTATTTTCTCTACTCTTTAGCGAACTCATTTTAACCATTAGTTTTGCCGTCGCCTCCTCCTTACTGATTGCCTTAACCGTGGTTCCGATGTTGACCTCCCGCTTATTAGCCATTCCCTATACCAGCGGATTAAGTCAATTCTTTCTTTTAAGGGGATTTAATGCAGGATTCAATGGATTCAGTCGCATTTATCAATGGATTTTAAAATGGGTTTTACGCCTGCGCTTAGTCGTAATTCCCCTCACCATTGTTGTTTTAGGCGGCGGGAGTTTTTTGTTAGCGGGAGGACTTCCCCAGGAAATTTTACCCCGAATTAATACAGGACAAGCTCGCTTATTTGCCCAGTTTCCTCCGAATACCACCGTCGCTCAAAACCTGCAAATCATGGCAAAGGTGGATGAGATTTTACTGGAACAACCGGAAACTTTGAATGCCTTTACCACTGCTGGAGGCTTTCTTTTTGGTACCAGTGTCTCCCCGAATCCTCTCCGGGGTTCGAGTACCATTGGCTTGAAACCGGGTACGGATATTGACGCTTTTATTACCCGAGTCAATAAAGAATTTGAAAAACTCAATCTCGTGGATGCTCGTTTACGAATGAGTCCCGAAAGTGTCCGGGGGATTATCTTAACAAACTCCCCAGTTCGCGCTGAGTTGGATGTTACGTTACAAGGGACCGATGTTCGGGCATTGGAACAAGCGGGGGAAGAAGTCCTCGCGGCATTAGATGAACAAGCCACTTTGGCAAGTTTTCGTCCCGATGCCGACCCGCAACAAACGGAGTTACAAATTCGCCCAGATTGGTTGCGGGCTGGTGAATATGGGTTGTCGGTGAATGATATTGGGTCAGCGATTCAAACGGCAATTCAAGGGGCTGTTCCTACGCAACTCCAACGGGGCGATCGCCTGGTTGATATTCGCGTTACCTTACCTGATAATGTGGTCCAACGGGTCACTCAGTTAGAACAATTACCCCTGTTAGTGGGAAATAATCGGTCAATTCGCTTGCGGGATGTGGCAACGGTAGAACGTGGACAAGCACCTGGAGAAATTCAACGAATTAATCAGCGTCAGGTGTTTATTATTGGCGGTTCTTTGAACGAAGGGGCAACCCTGGGACAGGCAAATGAACAGATTGCTGAGGTCCTGGCGGGTATCGATTTTCCTCCAGGGGTGAGTGTGGTTCCTTCTTCTTCCGCGCAAACCAATAAAGAGTTACAAGACTCTCTCAAATTGTTAGGAGGATTAGCCGCCTTTCTCGTATTTGTGGTGATGGCAGTCCAGTACAATTCCTTAGTTGACCCCTTGGTGATTATGCTAACGGTTCCTTTAGCCTTAGCGGGGGGAATTGTCGGACTGTATGTGACGGAAACCCCGGTGGGGGCAACGGTATTAGTCGGGGCGATTCTGTTAGTGGGGATTGTGGTGAATAATGCAATTCTTATGGTGGAGTTTGCCAACCAAATTTATAAAGAGGACGGGATTAACCGACGGCAAGCGATGTTGAAAGCCGCCCCCCAACGCTTGCGTCCAATTTTGATGACCACCATCACCACGGTGTTGGGAATGTTGCCCCTGGCGGCAGGGGTCGGGGAAGGGTCCGAGTTTTTACAACCTTTGGGGGTGGTGGTGTTCTCGGGGTTATCCTTAGCGACGTTTCTCACCTTATTTATTATCCCCTGTTTTTATACGTTGCTGCATGACATCTTCGGAGGCAGACGTCCGCCTTTAAGCCCGGATCAACTGGAAACGGTGTTTCAGGAGTCTCCAGATTTGGACAATGTGCCATCGCCTTCAGGGGTGGAGTGGCGATCGCCTGAACCGGAGATGTAA
- a CDS encoding pirin family protein, whose product MLTLRKAEERGQGNYGWLKTSYSFSFANYYDPQYMGFRALRVINQDWVSGGGGFPTHSHRDMEIVTYILEGALEHKDSMGNTSVILPGEVQRMSAGTGVAHSEFNPSPTESVHLLQIWMLPGQQGLPPSYEQKHYSEAEKRGKLRLIGSSDGREGSVTIHQDLNLYATILHEGDRVVYEIPPNRHAWIQVARGRLILNNLPLKTGDGVACSAPETLTLVGSEEEAEVLLFDLA is encoded by the coding sequence ATGTTAACCCTACGCAAAGCAGAAGAACGGGGACAAGGCAACTATGGCTGGCTCAAAACCTCTTATAGCTTTTCCTTTGCCAACTATTATGACCCTCAGTACATGGGATTTCGTGCACTGCGGGTGATTAACCAGGACTGGGTGAGTGGCGGGGGCGGCTTTCCCACCCATTCTCACCGCGATATGGAAATCGTCACCTATATCCTAGAAGGGGCGTTAGAACATAAAGATAGCATGGGAAACACATCCGTCATCCTTCCCGGGGAAGTCCAACGGATGAGTGCCGGGACGGGAGTTGCACATAGTGAGTTTAACCCTTCCCCAACCGAATCCGTGCATCTGTTGCAAATTTGGATGTTACCCGGCCAACAAGGACTCCCTCCCTCCTATGAACAGAAACACTATTCCGAGGCGGAAAAACGCGGCAAATTGCGGTTAATCGGGTCCTCAGATGGGCGGGAGGGTTCCGTCACCATTCATCAGGATTTGAATCTGTATGCCACCATCCTGCATGAGGGCGATCGCGTGGTGTATGAGATTCCTCCGAACCGTCATGCTTGGATACAAGTCGCCCGGGGTAGGCTTATCCTGAACAACCTGCCCCTAAAAACCGGGGATGGGGTCGCCTGTTCCGCCCCGGAAACCCTTACCCTAGTTGGGTCTGAGGAAGAGGCTGAAGTGCTGTTGTTTGACTTGGCTTAA
- a CDS encoding winged helix-turn-helix transcriptional regulator: MEAKAEGKKQVGCPVETTLAIIGGRWKVLILQELFSGVKRFGELHRALAGITQKMLTQQLRELERDGIINRMVYAQVPPKVEYSLTEFGMTLRPILETMHEWGVRFEKEHP; this comes from the coding sequence ATGGAAGCAAAAGCGGAAGGCAAAAAACAAGTGGGATGTCCAGTGGAAACAACTTTAGCGATTATTGGGGGACGATGGAAAGTCTTGATTTTGCAAGAGCTATTTTCTGGAGTAAAACGGTTTGGAGAACTGCATCGCGCCTTGGCTGGAATTACTCAAAAAATGCTGACTCAGCAACTGCGGGAACTGGAACGGGATGGGATTATTAACCGGATGGTTTATGCCCAGGTTCCCCCCAAAGTCGAGTATTCTTTAACGGAATTTGGGATGACTCTCAGACCGATTCTGGAGACGATGCACGAGTGGGGGGTGCGATTTGAGAAAGAACATCCCTGA